One Nocardioides luti DNA window includes the following coding sequences:
- a CDS encoding acyl-CoA dehydrogenase C-terminal domain-containing protein codes for MSHYKSNLRDIEFNLFEVLGRDDVLGNGPFAEVDGETARSILAEVDRMAREELAASYEDSDRNPPVFDPETSTAPIPESFKKSYQAWMDAEWWRLQVFEELGGQPAPSSLVWALGELVLGSNAPIWMYAAGPAFANVVYRNGNERDKKIAQFMVDRQWGCTMVLTEPDAGSDVGAGRAKATLNDDGSWNIEGVKRFITSAEHDMSENIMHLVLARPVGVEGAGGPGTKGLSLFLVPKLHFDHESGELTGERNGVYVTNVEHKMGIKVSNTCEVTFGEKTPAQGWLLGEVHNGIAQMFQVIENARMMVGTKAIATLSTGYLNALDYAKQRQQGADLTQASDKTAPRVTITHHPDVRRSLMTQKSFAEAMRSLVLYTASWQDKVMLAEHAGERDELAEKVNDLLLPIVKGYGSERSWVLLGTESLQTFGGSGFLQEYPVEQYVRDAKIDTLYEGTTAIQGQDFFFRKIVKDQGKALGHLASEIQAFIDGEAGNGRLKVERELLATALGDANAIVGHMINDLMSADASSEGGDLRNIYKVGLNTSRLLMALGDVVCAWLLLRGAEVALEKLAGDAGKDKAFYEGKVAAAQFFAQTNLPRLTAERAIAEGTDLSLMDLDEASF; via the coding sequence GTGAGCCACTACAAGAGCAACCTCCGCGACATCGAGTTCAACCTCTTCGAGGTCCTCGGTCGCGACGACGTCCTGGGCAACGGCCCCTTCGCCGAGGTCGACGGCGAGACCGCACGGTCGATCCTCGCCGAGGTCGACCGGATGGCCCGCGAGGAGCTCGCGGCGTCGTACGAGGACAGCGACCGCAACCCGCCCGTCTTCGACCCCGAGACCAGCACCGCGCCGATCCCCGAGTCCTTCAAGAAGTCCTACCAGGCCTGGATGGACGCCGAGTGGTGGCGCCTGCAGGTCTTCGAGGAGCTCGGCGGCCAGCCCGCCCCCTCGAGCCTCGTGTGGGCCCTCGGCGAGCTGGTGCTCGGCTCCAACGCCCCGATCTGGATGTACGCCGCCGGCCCGGCGTTCGCGAACGTCGTCTACCGCAACGGCAACGAGCGCGACAAGAAGATCGCCCAGTTCATGGTCGACCGCCAGTGGGGCTGCACGATGGTCCTCACCGAGCCCGACGCCGGCTCCGACGTCGGCGCCGGCCGTGCGAAGGCCACCCTGAACGACGACGGCTCCTGGAACATCGAGGGCGTCAAGCGCTTCATCACCTCGGCCGAGCACGACATGAGCGAGAACATCATGCACCTGGTGCTCGCGCGTCCCGTGGGCGTCGAGGGTGCCGGCGGTCCCGGCACCAAGGGCCTCTCGCTCTTCCTCGTCCCCAAGCTGCACTTCGACCACGAGTCGGGCGAGCTGACGGGTGAGCGCAACGGCGTCTACGTCACGAACGTCGAGCACAAGATGGGCATCAAGGTGTCCAACACCTGCGAGGTCACCTTCGGCGAGAAGACCCCCGCCCAGGGCTGGCTGCTCGGCGAGGTGCACAACGGCATCGCGCAGATGTTCCAGGTCATCGAGAACGCCCGGATGATGGTCGGCACCAAGGCCATCGCCACGCTCTCGACCGGCTACCTCAACGCGCTGGACTACGCCAAGCAGCGCCAGCAGGGTGCCGACCTGACCCAGGCCTCCGACAAGACGGCCCCGCGCGTCACGATCACGCACCACCCCGACGTGCGCCGCTCGCTGATGACCCAGAAGTCGTTCGCCGAGGCGATGCGCTCGCTGGTGCTCTACACCGCGTCCTGGCAGGACAAGGTGATGCTCGCCGAGCACGCCGGCGAGCGCGACGAGCTGGCCGAGAAGGTCAACGACCTGCTGCTCCCGATCGTGAAGGGCTACGGCTCGGAGCGCTCGTGGGTGCTGCTGGGCACGGAGTCGCTGCAGACCTTCGGCGGCTCGGGGTTCCTGCAGGAGTACCCCGTCGAGCAGTACGTCCGCGACGCCAAGATCGACACCCTCTACGAGGGCACCACGGCGATCCAGGGCCAGGACTTCTTCTTCCGCAAGATCGTCAAGGACCAGGGCAAGGCCCTGGGCCACCTGGCCTCCGAGATCCAGGCCTTCATCGACGGCGAGGCCGGCAACGGTCGCCTCAAGGTGGAGCGCGAGCTGCTCGCGACCGCGCTGGGCGACGCCAACGCGATCGTCGGCCACATGATCAACGACCTGATGTCGGCCGACGCCAGCTCCGAGGGCGGCGACCTGCGCAACATCTACAAGGTCGGCCTGAACACCAGCCGCCTGCTGATGGCGCTCGGTGACGTGGTCTGCGCCTGGCTGCTGCTCCGCGGCGCCGAGGTGGCCCTGGAGAAGCTCGCGGGCGACGCCGGCAAGGACAAGGCGTTCTACGAGGGCAAGGTCGCGGCCGCGCAGTTCTTCGCGCAGACCAACCTGCCGCGCCTGACCGCCGAGCGCGCGATCGCCGAGGGCACCGACCTCAGCCTGATGGACCTCGACGAGGCCTCCTTCTGA
- a CDS encoding sulfite exporter TauE/SafE family protein: MRKLVLLAFAGLLAQLVDGSLGMGYGVTSSTLLLAGGLGPVAASAAVHFSEIGTSLVSGVSHHALGNTDWRTVGILAVPGFVGAFAGATFLVNLDAEAAQPIVAALLLVLGGYVTFRFLSVAPRRLVVGRPSAFFLAPMGLLAGALDAIGGGGWGPVGTTSLLSSGRLEPRRVVGSVDTAEFVVSVGGSLGFLAALGSQGISWAFVGALMLGGVVAAPIAAVVVRHLAPRVLGVAAGGLIVLTNLKTLGDSVGASGITIGLLASVVFTLWVLWIAWAVKLEQVPVPGTALERARPREQVAAL, encoded by the coding sequence ATGCGTAAGCTGGTCCTGCTCGCGTTCGCCGGCCTGCTGGCCCAGCTCGTCGACGGCTCCCTCGGGATGGGGTACGGCGTCACGTCGTCCACCCTGCTGCTCGCGGGTGGCCTCGGGCCGGTCGCGGCGTCGGCCGCCGTGCACTTCTCCGAGATCGGCACCTCGCTGGTCTCGGGCGTCTCCCACCACGCCCTCGGCAACACCGACTGGCGCACGGTCGGGATCCTCGCGGTGCCGGGCTTCGTGGGGGCGTTCGCCGGCGCGACGTTCCTGGTGAACCTCGACGCGGAGGCCGCGCAGCCGATCGTGGCCGCGCTGCTGCTGGTCCTGGGCGGCTACGTCACGTTCCGCTTCCTCTCGGTCGCGCCGCGCCGCCTGGTCGTCGGCCGGCCGTCGGCGTTCTTCCTGGCGCCGATGGGTCTCCTCGCCGGTGCGCTCGACGCGATCGGCGGCGGCGGCTGGGGCCCGGTCGGCACCACCTCGCTGCTCTCCTCGGGCCGCCTCGAGCCCCGGCGCGTGGTGGGCTCGGTCGACACGGCCGAGTTCGTGGTCTCGGTGGGCGGCTCGCTCGGGTTCCTCGCCGCCCTCGGCTCGCAGGGCATCAGCTGGGCCTTCGTGGGCGCGCTGATGCTCGGCGGGGTGGTCGCCGCGCCGATCGCGGCCGTCGTGGTCCGCCACCTCGCGCCGCGCGTGCTGGGCGTGGCAGCCGGTGGGCTGATCGTCCTGACCAACCTCAAGACGCTCGGCGACTCCGTCGGTGCCTCGGGCATCACGATCGGGCTGCTCGCCTCGGTCGTGTTCACGCTCTGGGTGCTGTGGATCGCCTGGGCGGTCAAGCTCGAGCAGGTCCCCGTTCCCGGGACCGCGCTCGAGAGGGCCCGACCGCGCGAGCAGGTCGCCGCCCTCTAG
- a CDS encoding RrF2 family transcriptional regulator, giving the protein MRVSAKSDYALRALIEMATRQDGRAVSAEELGRLQEIPHGFLQAILADLRRAGIVMSQRGQSGGWRMGRTPESVSVADVIRAVDGPLVSVYGLRPEAVSYNESADVLQHVWIAARRSLRDVFEQVSIQQLADGKLPKAVTSRTADEDAWQPH; this is encoded by the coding sequence ATGCGCGTTTCCGCCAAGTCCGACTACGCCCTGCGTGCCCTCATCGAGATGGCCACCCGACAGGACGGGCGCGCGGTGAGCGCGGAGGAGCTGGGCCGTCTCCAGGAGATCCCCCACGGCTTCCTCCAGGCGATCCTGGCCGACCTCCGGCGTGCCGGCATCGTGATGTCGCAGCGCGGCCAGTCGGGCGGCTGGCGGATGGGTCGCACCCCCGAGAGCGTGTCGGTGGCCGACGTGATCCGCGCCGTCGACGGCCCGCTGGTCTCGGTCTACGGCCTGCGTCCCGAGGCGGTCAGCTACAACGAGTCCGCCGACGTGCTCCAGCACGTCTGGATCGCCGCGCGCCGCTCGCTGCGCGACGTCTTCGAGCAGGTCTCGATCCAGCAGCTCGCCGACGGCAAGCTGCCGAAGGCGGTCACCTCGCGGACCGCCGACGAGGACGCCTGGCAGCCGCACTGA
- a CDS encoding nuclear transport factor 2 family protein → MSLPDAITWNAPSGEHPARTASQRSYAAVARGDLDEWLTVYAEDAVIEDPVGPSMFDPEGRGHHGHEGIAAFWQLAIAPIETFSFVIHDSHANGNTCANTGTITTTFPDGGQVDTDLVMVYTVREDGRVASMRAYWEPERAMGTYRKG, encoded by the coding sequence ATGAGCCTGCCCGACGCCATCACCTGGAACGCCCCCTCCGGCGAGCACCCCGCCCGCACGGCCTCCCAGCGGTCGTACGCCGCCGTCGCCCGCGGCGACCTCGACGAGTGGCTCACCGTCTACGCCGAGGACGCGGTGATCGAGGACCCGGTCGGTCCCTCGATGTTCGACCCCGAGGGCCGGGGCCACCACGGCCACGAGGGGATCGCGGCGTTCTGGCAGCTCGCGATCGCGCCGATCGAGACCTTCTCCTTCGTCATCCACGACTCGCACGCGAACGGCAACACCTGCGCCAACACCGGCACGATCACCACGACGTTCCCCGACGGCGGACAGGTCGACACCGACCTGGTGATGGTCTACACCGTCCGTGAGGACGGCCGCGTGGCCTCGATGCGGGCCTACTGGGAGCCGGAGCGCGCGATGGGGACCTACCGCAAGGGCTGA
- a CDS encoding SigE family RNA polymerase sigma factor produces the protein MTKDQEFEEFALARLAHLHRSAWLLCGDRHRAEDLVQETLAKVYVRWHKRLAMPIDNPAAYAQTTLVRVYISAMRRPSAHERPVEVLPDPGVRDGDVELRLALASALEQLQPLDRAVLVLRYLDDRPVREVAATLGCSEGAVRNRTLRALDRLRDVFGPSLTDLLHHRQEAP, from the coding sequence ATGACGAAGGACCAGGAGTTCGAGGAGTTCGCGCTCGCGCGGCTCGCGCACCTCCACCGGTCCGCCTGGTTGCTCTGCGGCGACCGGCACCGAGCCGAGGACCTCGTGCAGGAGACCCTCGCCAAGGTGTACGTCCGCTGGCACAAGCGCCTGGCCATGCCGATCGACAACCCCGCGGCGTACGCCCAGACCACGCTGGTCCGGGTGTACATCAGCGCGATGCGTCGCCCGAGCGCCCACGAGCGCCCGGTCGAGGTGCTGCCGGACCCGGGGGTCCGGGACGGGGACGTCGAGCTGCGCCTGGCCCTGGCGTCCGCGCTCGAGCAGCTGCAACCGCTGGACCGGGCCGTGCTCGTGCTCCGCTACCTCGACGACCGTCCGGTCCGGGAGGTGGCGGCCACGCTCGGCTGCAGCGAGGGGGCGGTCCGCAACCGCACCCTGCGGGCGCTCGACCGGCTCCGCGACGTCTTCGGTCCTTCGCTCACCGATCTCCTCCACCACCGACAGGAAGCGCCATGA
- a CDS encoding WXG100 family type VII secretion target, giving the protein MTDPEIAYQRIVSGDAGAVHAAADTLGQVRRDLDGAGDAIYQATGVPVWTGQGATAFQGRAAGLLQGVQVNHVVVARARGALETAAKAYDAATQNADHFISFWRNRPGGLPPFIEELLALVVNVRLLEVETSYDHALAAIAGVLTGEESVDLDELDEDTRKWVEHGLDRNEDWLEGNGSGLGPIIPYVAATGDDRGWIPQGLGYDPASGLLLQSYYNHHGDPATMALIDPTSGHPMGDVALGGYTDNGRPTDYGTPGHAGGVAVDGDNVYVTSEGQVYTYSLNDMQNASSGDEVPQVAPPQELAASSYSTIKDGQLYVGDFDSNTMYAYNKGPDGQWQPVVGSNGQPLPIPTPDNVQGVLVRDGEFVFSTSSGRGNESQLIVQDRNSGDRSDPYTMPNMSEGVVEVNGNLITTYESGAAEYDHWDGKLGWLWGVKDSDSLWANPYMTSTPLGELGLSGEFEAEPKSLRKAAAELGDPAATLGSASSTLAGVHVTAVSLGRVPSASTLATAVDDLVSGSADSVRTGAAAAHRLAEALLATGHHYEATDSAVSGLMQRLGPW; this is encoded by the coding sequence GTGACCGACCCCGAGATCGCCTACCAGCGGATCGTCTCCGGCGATGCGGGCGCCGTGCACGCCGCCGCCGACACGCTCGGCCAGGTCCGGCGCGACCTCGACGGGGCCGGGGACGCGATCTACCAGGCGACCGGCGTCCCGGTGTGGACCGGCCAGGGCGCCACCGCCTTCCAGGGCCGCGCCGCGGGGTTGCTGCAGGGCGTCCAGGTCAACCACGTCGTGGTGGCGCGGGCACGGGGTGCGCTGGAGACCGCCGCGAAGGCGTACGACGCGGCCACCCAGAACGCCGACCACTTCATCTCCTTCTGGCGCAACCGACCGGGCGGCCTGCCGCCGTTCATCGAGGAGCTCCTCGCACTGGTCGTGAACGTGCGGCTGCTCGAGGTCGAGACGTCGTACGACCACGCGCTCGCCGCGATCGCCGGCGTCCTCACCGGCGAGGAGAGCGTCGACCTCGACGAGCTGGACGAGGACACCCGGAAGTGGGTCGAGCACGGCCTCGACCGCAACGAGGACTGGCTCGAGGGCAACGGCAGCGGGCTCGGCCCGATCATCCCGTACGTCGCCGCCACCGGCGACGACCGAGGCTGGATCCCGCAGGGACTCGGCTACGACCCGGCGAGCGGCCTGCTGCTGCAGAGCTACTACAACCACCACGGCGACCCGGCGACGATGGCGCTGATCGACCCGACGTCGGGGCACCCGATGGGCGACGTCGCCCTCGGCGGCTACACCGACAACGGCCGGCCCACCGACTACGGCACCCCGGGGCACGCCGGCGGCGTCGCGGTCGACGGGGACAACGTCTACGTGACGTCCGAGGGGCAGGTGTACACCTACTCGCTCAACGACATGCAGAACGCCTCGTCCGGTGACGAGGTGCCGCAGGTCGCGCCGCCGCAGGAGCTCGCGGCGAGCTCCTACTCCACCATCAAGGACGGCCAGCTGTACGTCGGCGACTTCGACTCCAACACGATGTACGCCTACAACAAGGGGCCGGACGGGCAGTGGCAGCCCGTGGTCGGCAGCAACGGCCAGCCGCTCCCGATCCCGACGCCGGACAACGTCCAGGGCGTGCTCGTGCGCGACGGGGAGTTCGTCTTCAGCACGTCGAGCGGGCGCGGCAACGAGAGCCAGCTGATCGTGCAGGACCGCAACTCGGGCGACCGCTCCGACCCGTACACGATGCCGAACATGTCCGAGGGCGTCGTCGAGGTGAACGGCAACTTGATCACGACGTACGAGTCCGGGGCCGCGGAGTACGACCACTGGGACGGCAAGCTGGGCTGGCTCTGGGGCGTCAAGGACAGCGACAGCCTCTGGGCGAACCCGTACATGACCAGCACCCCGCTCGGCGAGCTCGGCCTCTCCGGCGAGTTCGAGGCCGAGCCGAAGAGCCTGCGGAAGGCCGCCGCTGAGCTGGGCGACCCGGCCGCGACGCTCGGCAGCGCGTCGTCGACACTGGCCGGTGTGCACGTCACCGCCGTCTCGCTCGGCCGGGTCCCGTCGGCCTCCACCCTCGCGACGGCGGTCGACGACCTCGTGTCCGGCTCCGCCGACAGCGTCCGCACCGGCGCGGCCGCCGCGCACCGGCTCGCCGAGGCCCTCCTCGCGACCGGCCACCACTACGAGGCCACGGACTCGGCGGTCAGCGGGCTGATGCAACGGCTGGGCCCGTGGTGA
- a CDS encoding TIGR02453 family protein has protein sequence MTGFTGFPTAALDFYDDLEVDNTKSFWEKNKAVYDEAVKAPMVALTAALEPEFGPAKIFRPYRDVRFAKDKTPYKTHQGAFVAVGPATGYYVELSPRGIRTGAGFYDAGPPRLAAFRAAIDHDHYGAELQTIVTALEADGWDVGGDRLKTTPRGYAADHPRIDLLRHRSLTVGHSLGFGPIVSSPDLLDAVRDDWRALTPLVSWVESTMAGAAGPTG, from the coding sequence GTGACTGGCTTCACCGGCTTCCCGACCGCTGCCCTCGACTTCTACGACGACCTCGAGGTCGACAACACCAAGTCGTTCTGGGAGAAGAACAAGGCCGTCTACGACGAGGCCGTCAAGGCGCCGATGGTGGCGCTGACCGCGGCCCTGGAGCCGGAGTTCGGCCCCGCCAAGATCTTCCGCCCCTACCGCGACGTCCGCTTCGCGAAGGACAAGACGCCCTACAAGACGCACCAGGGCGCGTTCGTCGCCGTCGGCCCGGCCACCGGGTACTACGTCGAGCTGTCGCCGCGCGGGATCCGCACCGGTGCCGGGTTCTACGACGCCGGCCCGCCCCGGCTCGCGGCGTTCCGCGCCGCGATCGACCACGACCACTACGGCGCCGAGCTGCAGACGATCGTCACCGCGCTGGAGGCCGACGGCTGGGACGTCGGTGGCGACCGGCTGAAGACCACGCCGCGCGGGTACGCCGCCGACCACCCGCGCATCGACCTGCTCCGGCACCGGTCCCTGACCGTGGGCCACTCCCTCGGCTTCGGCCCGATCGTGAGCTCGCCCGACCTGCTCGACGCCGTCCGCGACGACTGGCGGGCCCTGACGCCGCTGGTGAGCTGGGTGGAGTCGACGATGGCCGGGGCGGCCGGCCCCACGGGCTGA